The following are from one region of the Odontesthes bonariensis isolate fOdoBon6 chromosome 16, fOdoBon6.hap1, whole genome shotgun sequence genome:
- the paxbp1 gene encoding PAX3- and PAX7-binding protein 1 yields the protein MFKKAKRANFRRRNESDEDEHEETKPQPQSLAPTSFGPVVEIPFMETSINTPTSAPSSTDSSHSNGFLANLINVRAVKKEKKAKDPVPVPPPTKASLLSFDDEEEGSEVFRVKKPNHSKKIVKQLKKEYKEDLERTGSVKQEIRSDAPPQAAVTIKEEATSRASSDHGEEEMEVDSADEQVEEARSHGGQAHGQVSRGNNMGSAFNTLSSLGSLKPGEIPDAAFIHAARKRRQLARELGGDAPLVETETPKKRLACDDQDASDDEDEEEKRIRFSGVKNKSQRQKIAEEIGIEGSDDEALDTGQDEEVSRWEQEQIRKGISIPQVQSTQPEDNTIYYQNSYETQPYGAGYSMPFTYSTVTPQTGKLPGHPDNGSLHYGAPICDLTPVSIDLVKKRLLDRLTQMHAGHNSNAKRYEQIKEDLAASESTIQQLEGSSNDNADQYKFLQEMRGYVGDLLECFSEKVPAVLELEAAMHQLLRQRAARLVQRRQDDIKDESSEFASLSNKAVMAPNLDSFGRDRAAYQENSRQRRIAEREARRTRRRQAREQNGKRAEHKEGLSSDDEETSTDITSFNMEKDRIIRESKKVFEDVVEDFHSLDCIKSHFEVWRREYPDCYRDAYIGLCLPKLFNPLVRLQLITWNPLEGQCANFEYMLWFESLLFYGFEEHSTLQSGDGDIGLLPAIVEKVILSKLSVLAEQVWDPLSSSQTAGLVGFIRRLMKGYPTVLHGDNSYTQELLKTTVLRTRRTLDEDVFLPLYPKNVMENKNSSAYLFYQRQFWSCVKLLGNIIQWEGILSTSCLKDLALDSTLNRYILSALQTTDTGEDNVLKCQKVVECLPLHWFSGLKGQQTLPQLEPLCRYLAHLGKSLHRSGLGGSDFERRTSKEQVRDVVKMLGNMNALDHIIAVAAEHGIKDIKLLMEVKS from the exons ATGTTTAAAAAAGCGAAAAGAGCGAACTTTCGACGGAGGAATGAGTCTGACGAGGATGAGCATGAGGAGACCAAGCCGCAGCCGCAGTCGCTGGCGCCCACATCGTTTGGGCCTGTCGTTGAAATCCCGTTTATGGAGACTTCCATAAACACCCCTACCAGTGCACCGAGCAGCACGGACAGTAGTCACAGTAACGGTTTTCTGGCAAATCTTATCAATGTAAGAGCTGTCAAGAAGGAAAAGAAGGCAAAAGATCCAGTGCCTGTGCCTCCACCGACGAAAGCTAGCTTGCTGAGTTTCGACGATGAAGAAG AAGGATCCGAAGTGTTCCGAGTGAAGAAACCCaatcacagcaagaagattGTCAAGCAGCTGAAGAAAGAATACAAGGAGGATTTGGAGAGAACTGGAAGTGTCAAACAGGAAATCAGATCAG ATGCTCCACCTCAGGCTGCAGTCACCATTAAAGAAGAAGCTACCAGCAGAGCGAGCAGTGACCACggagaggaggagatggaggtggACAGTGCTGATGAACAGGTGGAAGAGGCACGGAGTCATGGTGGTCAAGCCCATGGTCAAGTATCCAGGGGCAACAACATGGGATCAGCATTCAACACACTGTCGTCCCTCGGCAGCTTGAAACCAG GGGAGATCCCCGATGCAGCATTTATCCATGCTGCCAGAAAGCGCAGACAACTGGCAAGAGAGCTTGGGGGAGATGCTCCCCTGGTGGAGACGGAGACTCCCAAGAAACGGCTGGCGTGCGACGACCAAGACGCTAGcgatgatgaagatgaggaaGAGAAGAGGATACGCTTCAGTGGAGTAAAGAACAAAAGCCAGAGGCAGAAGATAGCTGAGGAGATAG GTATTGAGGGTAGTGATGACGAGGCTCTGGATACAGGTCAGGATGAAGAGGTGAGCCGTTGGGAGCAAGAGCAGATCAGGAAAGGAATCAGCATACCCCAG GTCCAAAGCACCCAGCCAGAGGACAACACCATCTACTACCAGAACAGCTACGAGACCCAGCCTTATGGCGCCGGATACAGCATGCCTTTCACCTACAGCACAGTGACTCCACAGACTGGGAAGCTACCCGGCCACCCCGACAATGGCTCCCTTCACTACGGGGCCCCTATATGTGATCTAACCCCGGTATCCATTGATCTGGTAAAGAAGCGCCTGCTGGATAG GCTCACCCAGATGCATGCAGGCCACAACTCAAATGCCAAACGCTACGAACAGATCAAGGAAGACCTAGCTGCCTCTGAGAGTACCATACAGCAGCTGGAGGGTTCATCCAATGACAATGCAGATCAATATAAATTCTTGCAAGAGATGCGAGGGTATGTTGGAGACTTGCTTGAGTGTTTCAGTGAAAAG GTCCCTGCTGTCCTGGAGCTGGAGGCTGCCATGCACCAGTTACTAAGGCAACGGGCGGCACGACTTGTCCAGAGAAGACAGGATGATATTAAAGATGAATCGTCGGAGTTTGCAAGCCTTTCAA ATAAAGCTGTCATGGCTCCTAATCTGGACTCATTCGGTCGAGACCGTGCCGCATACCAAGAGAACAGCCGTCAGAGGAGGATAGCTGAAAGAGAAGCGCGGCG AACGCGGCGGCGACAAGCTAGAGAGCAAAATGGAAAGAGGGCTGAGCATAAAGAAGGCTTATCATCTGATGATGAGGAAACCTCCACTGACATCACCAGCTTTAACATGGAGAAAG ATCGCATCATCCGGGAATCTAAGAAGGTGTTTGAGGATGTGGTGGAGGACTTTCATTCTCTTGACTGCATCAAATCCCATTTTGAAGTGTGGAGAAGAGAATACCCCGACTGCTACCGGGATGCTTACATCGGCCTCTGTTTGCCCAAGCTCTTCAACCCCTTAGTCCGTCTGCAGCTCATTACATGGAATCCGCTCGAG GGACAGTGTGCAAACTTTGAATACATGCTCTGGTTTGAGTCGCTGCTGTTTTACGGTTTTGAGGAGCACAGCACGTTGCAGAGTGGAGATGGGGATATCGGATTACTCCCGGCCATTGTAGAGAAGGTCATCCTTTCCAAATTATCAG TGTTGGCAGAGCAAGTGTGGGACCCTCTGTCCAGCAGTCAGACAGCCGGGCTGGTGGGCTTCATTCGCAGACTCATGAAAGGTTACCCCACTGTGCTGCATGGGGACAACAGCTACACGCAG GAACTTTTGAAAACGACTGTCTTAAGAACCAGGCGGACTCTGGATGAAGACGTCTTCCTTCCACTCTATCCTAAAAA tgtgatggAGAACAAGAACAGCAGTGCCTACTTATTCTACCAACGGCAGTTCTGGTCATGCGTGAAG CTGCTGGGCAACATCATACAATGGGAAGGTATCTTATCCACTTCCTGTCTGAAGGACCTGGCTTTGGACAGCACTCTCAATAGATACATCCTCTCTGCACTGCAGACCACAGATACGGGAGAGGATAATGTTCTAAAGTGCCAGAAG GTGGTAGAGTGTTTGCCATTGCACTGGTTCTCTGGACTGAAGGGCCAGCAGACGTTGCCTCAGTTGGAGCCACTGTGTCGCTACCTTGCGCACTTGGGGAAGTCGCTGCACCGCAGCGGCTTAGGGGGGTCCGATTTTGAGCGACGCACCTCAAA GGAGCAAGTCAGAGACGTTGTGAAGATGTTGGGCAACATGAACGCCTTGGACCACATCATCGCTGTCGCAGCAGAGCATGGCATTAAAGACATCAAACTACTCATGGAAGTCAAATCATAG